One Halostella salina genomic region harbors:
- a CDS encoding universal stress protein — MTLDTILLAVGAKDEKRAERLADAVAEVAGPTGATVVLAHVFTDDEYDTVLDRLDFDPDGEVSPDEVAERHATIREIASLLDAAGVKYETRGAVGEHGETIVNLAKDVSADRVVVGGRQRSPTGKAVFGSVAQEVMLSSPCPVTFVRDE; from the coding sequence ATGACACTCGACACGATTCTCCTTGCGGTCGGCGCGAAGGACGAGAAGCGGGCCGAACGACTCGCCGACGCGGTCGCGGAAGTGGCCGGGCCGACGGGCGCGACCGTCGTCCTCGCACACGTGTTCACCGACGACGAGTACGACACGGTGCTTGACCGACTCGACTTCGACCCCGACGGCGAGGTGTCGCCGGACGAAGTTGCGGAGCGCCACGCGACCATCCGGGAGATCGCGTCGCTGCTGGACGCGGCGGGGGTCAAGTACGAGACCCGCGGTGCCGTCGGCGAACACGGCGAGACCATCGTGAACCTCGCGAAGGACGTGAGCGCGGACCGCGTGGTCGTCGGCGGCCGCCAGCGCTCGCCGACGGGCAAGGCCGTGTTCGGGAGCGTCGCACAGGAAGTGATGCTCTCCTCGCCCTGCCCGGTGACGTTCGTCCGGGACGAGTGA
- a CDS encoding LURP-one-related/scramblase family protein produces MRDDYDISGIDLTDDRYTVDQSLVRNKYKATDAAGNVVLRGKQKMFKMKEEFPFVDADGEDVFTVKAGGIIDVAGNYVLTDSRTGEDLVVLDNDYSIFQDTWTIRDADTEESLAKITSRGAMTTLARNLLPFGEIIPHKYEITDRNGDHVGNIDGQLSLRDTYEIVIDDTSDVPKEPIVAAAMVIDSIQDH; encoded by the coding sequence ATGCGCGACGACTACGACATCTCCGGGATCGACCTCACGGACGACCGCTACACCGTCGACCAGTCGCTGGTCCGGAACAAGTACAAGGCGACCGACGCCGCCGGGAACGTCGTCCTCCGCGGCAAGCAGAAGATGTTCAAGATGAAAGAGGAGTTCCCGTTCGTCGACGCCGACGGCGAGGACGTGTTCACGGTGAAAGCCGGCGGCATCATCGACGTGGCCGGCAACTACGTCCTCACCGACTCGCGAACCGGCGAGGACCTCGTCGTCCTCGACAACGACTACTCGATCTTCCAGGACACCTGGACGATCCGGGACGCCGACACGGAGGAGAGCCTGGCGAAGATAACCTCCCGGGGCGCGATGACGACGCTCGCCCGGAACCTCCTCCCGTTCGGCGAGATCATCCCGCACAAGTACGAGATCACCGACCGGAACGGCGACCACGTCGGCAACATCGACGGGCAACTGTCGCTCCGGGACACCTACGAGATCGTCATCGACGACACGAGCGACGTGCCGAAGGAACCGATCGTCGCCGCGGCGATGGTCATAGACTCGATACAGGACCACTGA
- the uvrA gene encoding excinuclease ABC subunit UvrA — protein MSKDYIEVRGAEENNLKDLDIEIPREQFNVVTGLSGSGKSSLAFETVYAEGQRRYIESLSAYARNFLGQMDKPQVETVEGLSPAISIDQKNAANNPRSTVGTVTELHDYLRLLYARVGTPHCPECGREVGEQSAQQMVTRLLELPEGTRAKLAAPVVRDQKGAFEDRFDELVSEGYSRVEVDGERYDLTMDRPDLDENYDHTVDVIVDRVKVEPDARSRIADSVETALEEADGVLKVILPDPPEDAELGGTKARSTGDLAGETDDRLVVEFSEDLACTHCGIDLPEIETRSFSFNSPHGACPECEGIGETKEVSEDLVLQDPLKPLKNAFEAWSYNRSYYRTRLDAVAEHFGVSVETPFEDLDPDVQDAFLYGTDEEVVFQRQTSNGVRRKTKPFEGVIPNLERRHVETDSDSTRDHIEDYMTVTECPACDGTRLKPASRAVLVDDTSITEVNRMSIGDALDHFEAMEADMSDRDRKIAEEILKEIRARLGFMTEVGLEYLTLDREAATLSGGESQRIRLATQIGSGLVGVLYVLDEPSIGLHQRDNDRLLNTLEELRDLGNTLLVVEHDEETMRRADNVVDMGPGPGKRGGEVVVQGSTDEVIDCEDSITGDYLAGRKQIPVPEERREPDGALTVRGARQHNLKDLDVEIPVGCFTAITGVSGSGKSTLMHEILYKGLAREMNDNHSVDPGDHDAIDGVDEIETVRLIDQSPIGRTPRSNPATYTDVFDYIRELFAETKLSKQRGYEKGRFSFNVKGGRCEECGGQGTVKIEMNFLSDVYVPCEECDGARYNDETLDVTYKGKTIADVLQMSVEEAYDFFEADTRLSRRLQLLKDVGLDYMKLGQPSTTLSGGEAQRIKLAEELGKKQTGDTLYLLDEPTTGLHSADERKLIEVLQRLVDNGNTVVVVEHELDLVKNADNIVDLGPEGGEHGGEVVATGTPESVARTDDSHTGRYLRDLLPDVDLEGPRGQRKEPVTAPGDD, from the coding sequence ATGAGCAAGGACTACATCGAGGTCAGGGGGGCAGAGGAGAACAACCTCAAGGACCTCGACATCGAGATCCCCCGCGAACAGTTCAACGTCGTGACGGGGCTGTCGGGGTCGGGGAAGTCCTCACTCGCGTTCGAGACGGTGTACGCCGAGGGCCAGCGCCGCTACATCGAGTCGCTGTCGGCGTACGCCCGCAACTTCCTCGGCCAGATGGACAAGCCGCAGGTCGAGACCGTGGAGGGGCTGTCGCCCGCCATCTCCATCGACCAGAAGAACGCCGCGAACAACCCCCGGTCGACGGTCGGGACGGTCACCGAACTCCACGACTACCTCCGCCTGCTGTACGCCCGCGTTGGAACGCCGCACTGTCCCGAATGCGGGCGGGAGGTCGGCGAGCAGTCCGCCCAGCAGATGGTGACGCGGCTGCTCGAACTCCCCGAGGGGACGCGGGCGAAGCTCGCCGCGCCGGTCGTCCGCGACCAGAAGGGCGCGTTCGAGGACCGGTTCGACGAACTCGTGAGCGAGGGGTACAGCCGCGTCGAGGTCGACGGCGAGCGCTACGACCTCACGATGGACCGCCCCGACCTGGACGAGAACTACGACCACACGGTCGACGTCATCGTCGACCGCGTGAAGGTTGAACCCGACGCTCGCTCGCGGATCGCCGACAGCGTCGAGACGGCCCTGGAGGAGGCCGACGGCGTCCTCAAGGTGATCCTGCCGGACCCGCCCGAAGACGCCGAACTCGGCGGAACGAAGGCCCGCTCGACCGGCGACCTCGCCGGGGAAACCGACGACCGTCTCGTCGTCGAGTTCTCCGAGGATCTTGCCTGCACGCACTGCGGCATCGACCTCCCGGAGATCGAGACCCGGAGCTTCTCGTTCAACAGTCCCCACGGCGCGTGCCCCGAGTGTGAGGGGATCGGCGAGACGAAGGAGGTCTCGGAGGACCTGGTCCTGCAGGACCCCTTGAAGCCGCTGAAGAACGCCTTCGAGGCCTGGAGCTACAACCGGTCGTACTACCGCACCCGCCTCGACGCCGTCGCCGAGCACTTCGGCGTCAGCGTCGAGACGCCGTTCGAGGACCTCGACCCGGACGTGCAGGACGCGTTCCTCTACGGCACCGACGAGGAGGTCGTGTTCCAGCGACAGACGAGCAACGGCGTCCGCCGCAAGACCAAGCCGTTCGAGGGTGTCATCCCGAACTTAGAGCGCCGCCACGTCGAGACGGACAGCGACAGCACGCGGGACCACATCGAGGACTACATGACCGTCACGGAGTGCCCGGCCTGCGACGGCACCCGCCTCAAGCCAGCCTCCCGCGCGGTCCTCGTCGACGACACCTCGATCACCGAAGTCAACCGGATGAGTATCGGCGACGCCCTCGACCACTTCGAGGCGATGGAGGCCGACATGTCCGACCGGGACCGCAAGATCGCCGAGGAGATCCTCAAAGAGATCCGCGCCCGCCTCGGCTTCATGACCGAGGTCGGTCTGGAGTACCTGACGCTGGACCGCGAGGCCGCGACGCTGTCGGGCGGCGAGAGCCAGCGCATCCGGCTGGCCACCCAGATCGGCTCCGGCCTCGTCGGCGTCCTCTACGTGCTCGACGAACCCTCTATCGGGCTCCACCAGCGAGACAACGACCGCCTGCTGAACACGCTGGAGGAACTGCGCGACCTCGGTAACACCCTGCTCGTCGTCGAGCACGACGAGGAGACGATGCGACGGGCCGACAACGTCGTCGACATGGGTCCTGGCCCCGGCAAGCGCGGCGGCGAGGTCGTCGTTCAGGGCAGCACCGACGAGGTGATCGACTGCGAGGACTCCATCACCGGCGACTACCTCGCCGGGCGGAAGCAGATCCCCGTACCGGAGGAGCGCCGCGAGCCGGACGGCGCGCTCACGGTCCGCGGCGCGCGCCAGCACAACCTCAAGGACCTCGACGTGGAGATCCCGGTCGGCTGTTTCACCGCCATCACCGGCGTCTCCGGCTCCGGCAAGTCGACGCTGATGCACGAGATCCTCTACAAGGGGCTGGCCCGCGAGATGAACGACAACCACTCGGTCGACCCCGGCGACCACGACGCAATCGACGGCGTCGACGAGATAGAGACCGTCCGGCTCATCGACCAGAGCCCAATCGGCCGGACGCCGCGGTCGAACCCCGCGACGTACACCGACGTGTTCGACTACATCCGGGAGCTGTTCGCCGAGACGAAACTGTCCAAGCAACGGGGCTACGAGAAGGGCCGGTTCTCGTTCAACGTGAAGGGCGGCCGCTGCGAGGAGTGTGGCGGCCAGGGCACCGTCAAGATCGAGATGAACTTCCTCTCGGACGTGTACGTCCCCTGCGAGGAGTGCGACGGCGCGCGCTACAACGACGAGACGCTCGACGTGACCTACAAGGGCAAGACGATCGCCGACGTGCTCCAGATGAGCGTCGAGGAGGCGTACGACTTCTTCGAGGCCGACACCCGCCTCTCCCGGCGGCTCCAGCTGCTGAAGGACGTGGGGCTGGACTACATGAAGCTCGGCCAGCCCTCGACGACGCTGTCGGGCGGCGAGGCCCAGCGCATCAAGCTCGCCGAGGAGCTCGGCAAGAAGCAGACCGGCGACACGCTGTACCTGCTCGACGAGCCGACGACCGGCCTGCACTCCGCGGACGAGCGCAAGCTCATCGAGGTGCTCCAGCGCCTCGTCGACAACGGCAACACTGTCGTCGTCGTCGAGCACGAACTCGACCTCGTCAAAAACGCCGACAACATCGTCGACCTCGGCCCGGAGGGCGGCGAGCACGGCGGCGAAGTCGTCGCCACCGGCACGCCGGAGTCGGTTGCGCGGACCGACGACTCCCACACCGGACGCTACCTCCGGGACCTCCTGCCGGACGTGGACCTCGAAGGCCCACGGGGGCAGCGGAAAGAGCCGGTGACAGCTCCGGGCGACGACTGA
- a CDS encoding WD40/YVTN/BNR-like repeat-containing protein gives MPTVYAAMRDALVIATREGGEWTDSRRLDGRDLECVAASPAGPDRAFVGTFRSGLQRTSDGGETFERVGADAIDQDAVLSVAVSPHDPDVVYAGTEPSRIYRSTDGGDSWTHLDGLVDLPSADEWSFPPRPDTHHVRWIEPDPHDADRLYVGIEAGALVLTEDGGETWHERPAGSRRDNHTLATHPDAPDRAWSAAGDGYAETTDGGETWDHPQDGLDHRYCWSLALDPADPGTVLMSAASGAYSAHTASRAESYLYRKRGDEWERLTDFPAGDGVVRAVLASGTEAGECFAATNRGLYRTPDAGDSWDRLPPSWERFADDTCRGLAVVA, from the coding sequence ATGCCAACCGTCTACGCCGCGATGCGGGACGCGCTCGTGATCGCCACCCGCGAGGGCGGGGAATGGACCGACAGCCGGCGGCTCGACGGCCGCGACCTGGAGTGTGTCGCCGCGTCGCCCGCGGGCCCCGACCGGGCGTTCGTCGGGACGTTCCGCTCCGGTCTCCAGCGGACGAGCGACGGCGGCGAGACGTTCGAGCGCGTCGGCGCGGACGCCATCGACCAGGACGCCGTCCTGTCGGTGGCCGTCTCCCCGCACGACCCCGACGTGGTGTACGCCGGGACGGAGCCGTCGCGGATCTACCGCTCGACGGACGGCGGCGACTCGTGGACCCACCTCGACGGGCTGGTCGACCTCCCGTCGGCCGACGAGTGGTCGTTCCCGCCGCGGCCGGACACGCACCACGTCAGGTGGATCGAGCCGGACCCGCACGACGCCGACCGGCTGTACGTCGGCATCGAGGCGGGCGCGCTCGTGCTGACCGAGGATGGGGGTGAGACCTGGCACGAACGCCCGGCCGGGTCGCGCCGCGACAACCACACGCTGGCGACCCACCCCGACGCGCCGGACCGCGCCTGGAGCGCGGCGGGCGACGGCTACGCGGAGACGACCGACGGCGGCGAGACGTGGGACCACCCGCAGGACGGCCTCGACCACCGCTACTGCTGGTCGCTCGCCCTGGACCCGGCAGATCCGGGGACGGTGCTCATGTCCGCCGCGAGCGGTGCGTACTCGGCCCACACCGCCTCGCGGGCCGAGTCGTACCTCTACCGGAAGCGCGGCGACGAGTGGGAACGGCTGACCGACTTCCCGGCCGGCGACGGCGTCGTCCGCGCGGTGCTGGCGTCGGGCACCGAGGCCGGCGAGTGCTTCGCGGCGACGAACCGCGGGCTGTACCGGACGCCGGACGCCGGCGATAGCTGGGACCGGCTCCCGCCGTCGTGGGAGCGGTTCGCCGACGACACCTGTCGCGGACTGGCCGTCGTCGCCTGA
- a CDS encoding geranylgeranyl reductase family protein: MYDFVVVGAGPAGSRFARRAAEAGHDVLALEQGTVGEPLACSGHVSTDLWEYAGPDARDELLQNEVRGARFHVGGPDSDAHRFYKREAVSNVIDRVGLDRHLADLASDAGADLREEHTVTAVDEYHDRVEVTARGPDGTETFTARMVAGCDGPRSRVRDELHLPKPDELLHGVLGFDAAADDGAFVDVHLTAPRFFAWRIPRGDAGVEYGLAAPPGDDVGARFDALVEGYGASTHRRCSGAIPIGPPDRVTSTRGFLVGDAAAQTKPFTGGGILYGMTCADHAVEEIDPTEPSTLQDYERAWRDDLSREIRLGHWLRRAYSLPEPVQRAGLGALSGEIGVHMDRPTSLFSREHLRALLS, translated from the coding sequence ATGTACGACTTCGTCGTCGTCGGTGCCGGTCCCGCCGGCTCCCGGTTCGCGCGCCGGGCGGCCGAGGCGGGCCACGACGTACTCGCGCTGGAGCAGGGGACGGTCGGCGAGCCGCTGGCCTGCTCCGGCCACGTCAGCACCGACCTCTGGGAGTACGCCGGCCCGGACGCGCGCGACGAACTGCTCCAGAACGAGGTCCGCGGCGCGCGCTTCCACGTCGGCGGTCCCGACAGCGATGCCCACCGGTTCTACAAGCGGGAGGCGGTGTCGAACGTCATCGACCGCGTCGGGCTGGACCGGCATCTGGCCGACCTGGCAAGCGACGCCGGCGCGGACCTGCGCGAGGAGCACACCGTCACCGCCGTCGACGAGTACCACGACCGCGTCGAGGTGACGGCGCGTGGCCCCGACGGGACGGAGACGTTCACCGCGCGGATGGTCGCCGGCTGTGACGGCCCGCGGTCGCGTGTGCGGGACGAGCTTCACCTGCCGAAACCCGACGAACTGCTTCACGGCGTCCTCGGCTTCGACGCGGCGGCCGACGACGGCGCGTTCGTCGACGTCCACCTCACCGCGCCGCGGTTCTTCGCGTGGCGGATCCCCCGCGGCGACGCCGGGGTCGAGTACGGGCTGGCCGCACCGCCGGGCGACGACGTGGGCGCGCGGTTCGACGCGCTGGTCGAGGGGTACGGCGCTTCCACCCACCGTCGCTGTTCGGGCGCGATCCCGATCGGGCCGCCGGACCGGGTGACGAGCACCCGCGGGTTCCTGGTCGGCGACGCCGCCGCCCAGACCAAGCCCTTCACCGGCGGCGGCATCCTCTACGGGATGACCTGCGCTGACCACGCCGTCGAGGAGATCGACCCGACCGAGCCGTCGACGCTGCAGGACTACGAACGTGCGTGGCGCGACGACCTGTCCCGGGAGATCCGGCTGGGCCACTGGCTCCGCCGGGCGTACTCCCTCCCGGAGCCGGTCCAGCGGGCGGGGCTGGGGGCGCTGTCGGGCGAGATCGGCGTCCACATGGACCGCCCCACGTCGCTGTTCTCGCGGGAGCACCTCCGGGCGCTGCTGTCGTAG
- the ygfZ gene encoding CAF17-like 4Fe-4S cluster assembly/insertion protein YgfZ → MTVIESVHADHGATFGEHGGRRVALEYGRREREHRAVRKVVGVTEMAYGVVVVTGDDRVDYVDNAVSNRVPSEDGEGVYALLLDPQGGIETTMYAYNAGDRLLLFTPPGRAGPLAEEWSEKVFIEDVEITVATDEFGVFGVHGPKATEKVASVLNGAASPDESLTFVRGSMGDAGVTVVRTDGLTGEEGYEVICAAGDAADVFDTLVNHGLNAAPFGRRTWEALTLEAGTPLFETELAGNIPNVVGLRNALDFEKGCYVGQEVVSRVENRGRPSKRLVGLRPDALPGSGAAVFAGDEAVGEVTRAEESPMLDAPVALALVQFDAPEAGLTVRVDGEEVPAERVELPFVERSDRSARLPTY, encoded by the coding sequence ATGACGGTCATCGAGTCGGTCCACGCGGACCACGGCGCGACGTTCGGCGAGCACGGCGGCCGCCGCGTCGCGCTGGAGTACGGCCGCCGCGAGCGGGAACACCGGGCCGTCCGCAAGGTCGTCGGCGTGACGGAGATGGCGTACGGCGTCGTCGTCGTGACCGGCGACGACCGCGTCGACTACGTCGACAACGCGGTCTCGAACCGGGTCCCGTCGGAGGACGGGGAAGGCGTCTACGCGCTCCTGCTCGACCCGCAGGGCGGCATCGAGACGACGATGTACGCGTACAACGCCGGCGACAGGCTGCTCCTGTTCACGCCGCCCGGCCGCGCCGGCCCGCTGGCCGAGGAGTGGTCGGAGAAGGTGTTCATCGAGGACGTGGAGATCACCGTCGCCACCGACGAGTTCGGCGTATTCGGCGTCCACGGCCCCAAGGCGACCGAGAAGGTCGCCAGCGTCCTCAACGGCGCGGCCAGCCCGGACGAGTCGCTGACCTTCGTCCGCGGGTCGATGGGCGACGCGGGCGTCACGGTCGTTCGCACCGACGGACTCACGGGCGAGGAAGGGTACGAGGTCATCTGTGCCGCGGGCGACGCCGCCGACGTGTTCGACACGCTCGTCAACCACGGGCTGAACGCCGCCCCGTTCGGCCGGCGGACGTGGGAGGCGCTCACGCTCGAAGCCGGGACGCCGCTGTTCGAGACTGAACTGGCCGGCAACATCCCGAACGTCGTCGGCCTCCGGAACGCGCTCGACTTCGAGAAGGGGTGTTACGTCGGCCAGGAGGTCGTCTCCCGCGTCGAGAACCGCGGCCGGCCGAGCAAGCGGCTCGTCGGTCTCCGCCCTGACGCGCTCCCCGGCTCGGGCGCGGCCGTGTTCGCCGGCGACGAGGCGGTCGGCGAGGTGACCCGCGCCGAGGAGAGCCCGATGCTCGACGCCCCGGTGGCGCTCGCGCTGGTCCAGTTCGACGCCCCCGAGGCGGGGCTGACAGTTCGCGTCGACGGCGAAGAAGTCCCCGCCGAGCGGGTCGAACTGCCGTTCGTCGAGAGGAGCGACCGCTCCGCGCGGCTGCCGACGTACTGA
- a CDS encoding DUF6432 family protein: protein MRAKREYRDRDAVEVSVLDALVDRSEDGMTVFELRSHVEADIDELEGALATLKEAGLIHVDENGDRTVIMPDERVVPDPGETVTEDESLVDRVRDRLPF from the coding sequence ATGAGAGCAAAGCGGGAGTACCGCGACCGGGACGCGGTCGAGGTCTCGGTACTCGACGCCCTCGTCGACCGGAGCGAGGACGGGATGACGGTGTTCGAACTCCGGTCCCACGTCGAGGCCGACATCGACGAACTGGAGGGGGCGCTCGCGACCCTGAAGGAGGCGGGACTGATACACGTCGACGAGAACGGCGACCGGACGGTCATCATGCCGGACGAGCGCGTCGTGCCCGATCCCGGCGAAACCGTCACCGAGGACGAGAGTCTGGTCGACCGGGTGCGCGACCGCCTCCCGTTCTGA